From Neorhodopirellula lusitana:
CTAATCCTTGACGCATCTCCTGCGCATTTTTAACCCAATGCTGCCTGATAAATGTGCATTTCAACGAAATGTCGACGTATTTGACATAGCGTAAGTTAACACGACAGGTGTCCACTGCGTCCCTGGACACAACAATCTGCCAATGGCCGGCAATGCGACAGCTGAGCATCGTTGGGGGGTGTGGGTTAGCTCAGTATCGCTCCGTCGCGTTAGATCCACGTTTTTTCTTGCTGGCTTAGATTTGTCGTACGCCGGCAGTCGTTTGGTACTTTAAGTCGCCATATGCCCCTTTCGTACCGGTCGGCAATCAACGCGATCGATTCGTTCCCTTCGCGGATGCTGACGTGCCGCCGTTCGCGAACCCAATGGCGATCGACATCCGTTCGAAAACCCGACCATTGGTGAAATCGGACTGTTAGAACGCAACCCATTGTGATTCGAAGGTCTCCTCTGCGCCGGGTGGGTTCGTCCGGTATAAAGTCCGTTTAAAACGCGGCCCATTGGGCCGCCGTCCCCCCCGTACGTTCCGCCTTAACACGAAGTGAAGCACCATGCCTCTGCACAGCAAAGATGACATTCGCGAGATGATCGATGATGAAGTCTACGCTTCACTGGATCTTTCAACGGCGATGCCCAAGTACAAGTTCCCGTCGCACGAGGAATCGGCGCAGCAAATCTATGCGGCGGTGCATGATGAATTGATGCTGGATGGCAATTCGCGTCAGAACCTGGCGACGTTTTGCCAGACCTGGGCGGAGCCGGAAGTGCACAAGTTAATGGACGAGTGCATGGATAAGAATATTGTCGACAAGGATGAGTATCCGCAAACGGCGGAAATTGAGGGCCGGTGCGTTCACATGCTGGCCGATCTTTGGAACTCGCCCGAATCTGCCAATACGATCGGATGCTCCACTACCGGTTCGAGTGAAGCAGCGATGCTGGGCGGCATGGCGATGAAGCGAGCCTGGGAGAAACGACGCAAAGCGGCGGGAAAGCCGATCGATCGTCCCAACTTGGTGACTGGGCCGGTCCAGGTTTGTTGGCACAAGTTTGCTCGCTACTGGGACATTGAACTACGCGAAATTCCGATGGAAAGGGATCGGCTAATCATGACGCCGGAAGAGGTGGTGAAGCGGTGTGATGAAAACACCATTGGTGTGGTGCCAACGCTCGGCGTCACCTTCACGTGCGAATACGAGCCAGTCCAAGCTGTTTCGGACGCGTTGGATGAGTTCCAGAAGGAAACCGGAATCGATATTCGGATGCACGTGGACGGAGCAAGCGGCGGTTTTCTGGCGCCGTTCTGCGCACCTGATTTGGTATGGGATTTCCGGCTTCCACGGGTCAAGTCGATCAATACCTCTGGACACAAGTTTGGTTTGTCGCCGCTGGGTGTGGGCTGGATCATTTGGCGGGAGGAGTCGGATTTGCCGGAAGAGGAGATCTTTTGGGTCAACTACTTGGGTGGCAACATGCGCGACATCGCGTTGAACTTTTCACGACCAGGCGGCCAGGTCGTGTCCCAGTACTACAACTTTTTAAGATTGGGCCGGGATGGATACGAGCGAATTCACAAGGCTTGCTACAACACCGCAAACTACCTCGCCCGTGAAGTCGAAAAGATGGGGCCGTTCGAAGTGATGTACGACGGTGACATGGCGAACGGAATCCCCGCGTTGTGCTGGAGGATCAAGGACGGAGAGGATCCAGGGTTCACGCTTTATGACTTGGCCGATCGGTTGCGAGCAAGAGGCTGGCAGGTACCGGCCTATTCGCTTCCCGCCAACCGTGAAGACATGGTGGTCCAGCGAATCCTGGTCCGGCACGGTGTCACTCGGGACCTTGGCACCATCTTGGTCCAAGACATGAAACGAGCAATTGAACACTTCACCAAACATCCCGTTCATTCGTCCATGACGTCGGAAGAAGCGTCCGGATTCAGCCACTAAAGCGATTCCGGAGCATCAACCTTTCGAGTCGGGGCTGCCTTGATATAGGGCCCCGACGTGTTGGTCGAGGTGGTTGACCTATCGTTTCGTTCGGCTAATCAACCTTTTTGGCTCGCATGCCAGCATTGTTAATTTCCTAGCCCCGTCTCACACGCCCCGTACATTCCAGACCCCGTGAATTCGAATTGCCATGCCGCAGATAGATGCAGAGGGACCGCCGCAGCACACGATGCTCGAGACTTCCGGCGTTTGGCCGTTCGTATCGCGTCGTGTGCATTCAGAGCACGGCCGCGTCCATGTCTGGACTTCCAGGCAACATCGCAAAGGTCTGTCTCGGCTGGACATCCCTCGCATTGAATCTTTCTTTGCCGCGCAAAGCCTGAACACCTGGATTGGCGTTGTTTTCGCGATTGGTGCGTCCTGCTTTGTGGTCGCCAGTCTGATGAGTTTGTTTCCTGGGCTTGCCGAGTTGAGCGTGCTCGGTTCGCACATCGACGCGGTCTACTTTGCCGGGTCCATCCCTTTCACCATTGCCGCCTGGTTGCAACTGTTCCAGGCTGCGAACCCAAACGCAACATTAAGCGGGCGGACTGCCCGCCGCCGAGTTTGGTTTGGTTGGTATCCCAAGGAGATCGGATGGCTGAGTTGTGCATTGCAGTTCGCCGGGACGGTGTTGTTCAACTTCAACACGTTCGACGCGATGTCACCATCACTGAATTGGTGGCAGGAAAACCTGGTTGTTTGGGTACCGGACCTCGCGGGTTCGATCCTATTCTTGGCGTCAGGCTATTTGGCGTTCATCGAAGCGAATCACAAGCACTGGGCATTTCACCCACGCAGCCTGTCGTGGTGGATTGTTTTCATCAATCTGCTGGGCTGCGTTGGCTTTATGATCTCCGCCTGCTTCGCGTTCACGCTCCCAAGCGAATCCAACAACCTCTCGGTTAACATCTCGACCGCTTGGACTTTGCAGGGTGCGATATGTTTCCTGGCGGGCGCCGTGTTGATGCCCTTCGAGTCAGCGGAGTCCGCTTGAAGCCGCGATCATCCGATTTTAGTTGCTGGGACTGCGGAGCAATTGCCGCACGCATGAAAGCAGTCCCAAATTTCGCAGCCCGCTGTCCTGCCGTTGTTTCGTCGAACAGCCCTGAGTCGAGCGGCTCCTAGAGGAGTAGTTCTTTGACGACATGGCCGTGCACGTCGGTCAGTCGGAAGTGGCGGCCTTGATACTTATAGGTCAGTCGCTCGTGGTCAATTCCCATCTGGTTCATGATGGTCGCATGCAGATCATGCACATGAACTCCGCCGGAAACCAAGTTGTAACTGTACTCGTCGGTTTCACCGTGCGAGTATCCTGGTCGCACTCCGCCACCCGCCATCCACATTGAAAAGCAGCGTGGGTGGTGATCGCGGCCGAACGACTCTGGAGTCAGCTTGCCTTGGCAGTAGCTCGTGCGTCCAAACTCGCCGCCCCAAATGACAAGGGTGTCGTCGAGCATGCCACGATTCTTTAAGTCCTGGACCAAAGCCGCCGACGCCTGATCGGTTTTACGACACGAGTTCTTGATCTGGCCAGCCAAGCCGGAGTGATGATCCCATCCAGGCTGGAACAACTGGATGAAACGCACGCCCTTTTCAGCGAGGCGTCTCGCACGCAAACAGTTCGCAGCATAGGTGCCGGGCTTACGCGCATCTTCGCCATACAGTTTGAAAGTCGATTCAGGCTCATCGTCAATATTCGTGACCTCGGGAATCGACATCTGCATCCGAAACGCCATTTCGTACTGCGAAATCCGGGTTTCTAATTCCGGATCGCTGGTCCGTTGCAGTTCCATCTGCTGCAGCTTTTGAAGATGGTCCAACGCATTTCGTCGGCTGCCACGACTGACGCCGTCGGGGCTGTTCAAGTATAGAACCGCATCCTTCGACGCTCGCAACTCGACACCGTCGTACTTGCCCGGCAGAAATCCGCTGCCCCACAAGCTTGACGCCAAGGGTTGGCCACCACGATCCGACGACACCATCACCACATACGCGGGCAGATCTTCGTTCTCGCTACCAAGCCCGAAATGCATCCAAGCGCCCATGCTAGGACGCCCTGGGAATTGAGATCCACTTTGCATCATCGTGACGCCGGGGCCATGATTGATCGCTTCGGTGTACGCGGACTTGACGATGCAAAGGTCGTCAGCAATGCCGGCGGTGTGCGGGATCAAATCGCTCATCCAGGCACCGCTTTCACCGTGCTGGCTGAACTTAAAGGGCGATCCGACAAGCGGCAAGCTGGATTGAAAACCGCTCATCCCGGTCAAACGCTGTCCCATTCGAACCGATGCGGGAAGCTCTTTTCCGTGATCTTTGTTCAGTCGTGGCTTGTAGTCAAACATGTCCATCTGAGACGGCGCGCCCGACTGAAACAGATAGATCACTCGTTTCGCCTTGGGCGGATGATGCAGCTTTTTGATCACCCCGCCCGTTTGCAGCCCATCCAATCTGGCGACATCCGCCGTCGCACCGCTCGCTTCCGGGTTCAACAGACTGGCCAACGCGATGCCACCCAGTCCTTGACCGAATTGGCTTAAGAAACTGCGGCGGCTTTGGAAAGGTTGTAGTTCTTCACCAACGCAACGCGGCGAGTCGACAACGTTCACACGGGAATTCGATTGGGGACGGTTCATTATTGATTCCTCACGGATTGGTCGAGGTTCATCATTGTGTTAATCAACACGGTGGTGGCAGCCAGAAAGTCAGCGGGAACCGCATCGGAGATCGGCAAGTCACCCACCGACAACAGCTTTTTGGCATCGTCAAGATTTTCTGCAAAGTGCGTCAGTTGGTCTTGGTGCAACTGTTTAAGCACCGCTAATTCTTCAGAGGTTGGATGACGACTGGTCAACAGGCGGAAACCATTGACCGCTATGACCTCGGCGTCCTGGCCATGTTCGTGGATAAGACGCAAGGCCGTTGCTCGAGCGGTTTCGATGAACTGAGTACCATTGAGCAATACCAACGCTTGCAAAGGCGAAGCGACGATCTCGCGGCGTAAACGACACACTTCTCGTTTGTTTGCATTCAGCGCGATCATCACGGGTGCAGGCGAGGTGCGTTTCCAGAAGGTGTAGAGACTGCGTCGATAGAGTGCTTCTTCCTTGTCCACGCTCATCGGCGTGTATGCGAGCGCGATATCGTACGGCTTCACTGGGGGACCACCGACTTTGGATACCAACAAACCACTCACCGCCAACGCACTGTCACGCACCATTTCGGCGGACAAGCGTTGGCTGGGACCGCGTGCCCACAATCGATTGTCAGGGTCTCTGTCGCGAACCTGCGGTGTCACCACCGAAGCTTGACGGTAAGTCGACGACAATGCGATTTGCCGCAACAGACGCCGAACATTCCAGTCGTGATCCATCATGTCGCGGGCCAACCAATCCAACAAATCGGGATGCGTCGGGGTTTCTCCCTGCAGCCCAAAATCTTCCGGTGTACGCACCAGTCCCTGGCCGAACATCAACTGCCAGTAGCGATTCACGACTACCCGAGAGGTCAACGGATGTTCGTCAGTCAATAACCAGCGTGCCAAGCCGAGGCGGTTTCGAGGTTGATCGTCCGGGAACGGTGGCAGGAAATCGGGTGTGTCGGCGGTTACTTCTTCGCCGTGACTGTCATAGACGCCGCGAGTGAGAATGTATGCCTTCCGAGGTGTTTCCTGTTCACGCATGATGGTAATCGCATCGGTGCTATCCATCGTCTTGTTCCATCCCGCTCGTGCTTTGCCAATGGCGTCACGCAGAGTTGCGGCATGGGCATCCACGGCTAGCAACCAATACTCGTGCAACAGTTCGGTCTCGGATGCAGTCAGTTGATCGGCCGGTTTGGTAAGAATTTCGACGACAGTGGGCCCGCCAGCAAGTTGCTGAACTTCGATTTGCGAAAGCTGGCGATCGAAACCGCGGAACTCATCCACGCTGCCGTCCTTGAAACCGCGGTCGCGATAACGCGATCCAATTGCGAAATCGTTATAACCACCGTTCCACTTGGCGATTGAACGCGTCAGCGAGTCTTGCACGATATGGGTGTGAGCGGGCTTTCCGTCGATGAACAATTGCAAACCGGATGCTTTACTCGATCCGTCATAGGTCAGTGAAACATGTTGCCATTCGTTTTGTTTTAACACGTTGTCGGTTTCGATCGCGATCGCGTTTCCAGGCCAGAAATGAACCAATCGAGCGGTCAATTTGCCGCCAAGTTTGGTCAGCTCGTAGCCCACACTTCCGGCGTCATCCCAACCTCGAGAGCGACGAAGAATCACGCCGCGTTCGGTTAACTCTTCCGGCCGAATCCAGATCGAATAGCTGAACGGATCATGGCGATGGAAGCGTCCGATTCCGGGCAACACCACGGCATCATCGCCGGTTAGCCGCAGTCCGTTTCCTTTCACCCCGTCGACAATCTGGTTGTCATTGAGAGTGAACGCGATCTTATTCCCGGCGACATCGTTTCGCATGACGCGGAACTTTTCCGCTTCCGACTTTCGCGGCTTCTTGCCGGTTTCGTCTTGCAATTCGACGTCTTCGCCCGGAACCTGCATCTCTTCAAACGAAAGACTCGCCACCATGCCTGGCAGGTCGTGTCTTGCACTGTCCTCTTGTTGCGCCGAAACGCTCGTATTGTCATCGTTTCCCGAAACTTGCCCAGCCAGCCAACTCGCGAACTCTGTTAAGCTTTCCCGCGTGTAGGCAATGTATTGTTTGCCAGCGTTCGTGATCGCGGTCGCAAAGCGATCCAATTCCGCCTGCTGTGCGGCGGTCGGTAGCGGCATTGCTGGCGTCGGTGTGGCGGACGTGAAGTAGGAGATCAAACCACGTTCGTCAACATTCGCGAAGAACGAACTGACCTCGTAGTATTCCTTGGTCTTGATGGGGTCGTACTTGTGGTCGTGGCACCGGGCGCACTCCATGGTCAGTCCCATGAAAGCCGCCGAGAACGTATGGGCACGGTCGGACACATTCTCGACTCGGAATTCCTCGATCGCAACACCGCCTTCCTTCTTGTGCGAATGCAATCGATTGAACGTCGTCGCCAAAATCTGGTCGCGAGTGGGCGCGTCCAACAAATCACCCGCTAGTTGTTCGGTGACAAACTGGTCGTACGGCATGTTTGACTTGAACGCTTGGACGACCCAGTCACGGTACGGCCAAACGTAACGTTCGTCGTCACGTTGGTAGCCAAACGAATCGGAGTATCTGGCCACATCCAGCCATTCGCTGGTCAGTCTTTCCGCACAAGCGTCGCTGGCCAGCAACCGGTCTACGACTTTGGCATAGGCATCACCCGAAGTGTCAGCCAAAAACGCGTCGAGTTCTTCCAGGGTAGGCGGCAAACCGGTCAGGTCAAACGTCACTCGGCGGAGCCAGACCTCACGGCTTGCGGGCGGGTTCGGGGCGACTTCAGCCTCGGTTGCCGTCTTCAAAATGAATTGATCGATCGGGCTTTGTGCCCACTCCGATTCGGTCGCGGGAACCGAGATTTCAGAGGGAACGGATTCAAAGGCCCAGTGGCCCTCGAAGTCGGCTCCCTGCTGAATCCACTGGCCCAAGATTCGCTTTTCATCCTCGGTCAGTTGACGAACCGCGTCGGCTGGCGGCATCACCGAATCATCGTCGGCGTCTGCATGGATTCGTACAATTAACTCACTCTCGCTGGGGTCCCCAGGCACGATGCCAGCGTAACCACCCAAATCAGCGAGCGCGTTCGCGGCGGTGTCGAGTCGGAAGTCAGAATCCTGGTTGTCCGAGTCTGGACCATGACAGTGAAAGCACTTGTCGGTCAGGATGGGCCGCACCGTTTCACTGAAAGAAACCTCCTTCGCGTTCTCCTCGCTAGCAGCATGCTTGGCGTTTTCGGAATCGCCGTTTGCGGATGTACCTTCCGCGGCATCGTGAACATCAACCGATGCTGATGGTTTGTCCGCTGATGCAGCAACGGTATATGCAGCACCGTTTTCCGCAGCACTTGGAATCGCCACGACCGCCCAAACGATGCCTAGGAACAGGACCAGGGGCACAACGTTCTTCATAGCGACTTTCTCCATCGACGGCTGTCCGCTTTCGAATCGGGGATTCCAGTGAACCGATGAGCACGAGGCTGATCGATTCGTCCCGGTTTCGTCGACGTTGTCCATTCCAGGACGTTGCGATTGAGAGTGCAGGGAAGGCAGGAGCACTCGCCGGGAAAAAGGTGGGTTACTACTACACTGCCGCTGCACGCCAAATCAGCCGATAATTCGAACACAAACCAGGCAAGCAAACTGTTAACAATAAGCAATGGAGGCCAGTCTAGATCTGTTGCCCGCTCTGGTCAATGCTGCATTCGTCTCCTTAGTTCGCCCCAGAAGGGGCGAGCGGGTCCCGTCTAGCTGCTCGGAACGCAGCCGTGTTGAAGTGTGGTGGCGTCCACCGGGGAGCGAGGCTTAGTTTTTGGCCGCCTTCTTTTTCCCCGTGCCAGGATTGCCCGGACGGGAGTTGCCTTTGTTCTTCTTGCCCGTATTCGACTTCCCAGCGTTCGACTTCCCCCCGTTTTGGGACCCCTTCATCGATTGCACGGCACGGCGTTTACCGTACTTGTTCATCCAGGCGTGAGTTTCCATCAATTCACCGCTCTCCAGTCGATCCCATAATTCGGGAGCGTGTTCTTTCACACCCTCGACCGCTCGCTCAGCCGCCAACCCTATCTCGGGATGACGGTTCCCCAAGTCGGCGAGGCCCTGGTCTGCATGCGTGGTTTGCCAGTCCGCTTCCATCCCTCGCATCTCCTGGAGCACCGATTCGTATTCTGGGTTCGACGCTAAGTTGTTGAGTTGGTCGGGATCCTTGGTCAGGTCGTACAGTTCCTCTTCCGGTTTGGAATCAGCCATGAACGTTAACTCGTTCGCGGTCAGCTTGCCCTCCGCCTTCAACCGTCGCATCACGTGCTGGGCCGGACGATTGATTTCCAGATACGCTTGGCTGGTCAGCCACGGAACCTCCGGCATGTGGTTCTTGATGTAGGTGAACTTCTTTGTCGTCACACTTCGCGAGCACTCGTCGATCTCGTCCCAAATGTCCCGAGCCGAACGCACGTACTGGCGATATTCGGGATTCTCCACGCCCAGGATGGGACGCCCCGTCAAGTAGTCGGGCAGTTCCGCACCGGCCAACTTCAAGACCGACGCGGAAATGTCAGTCGTCATCACCAGCTCGTCGATCACGCTTCCTGGTTCCACCCGCCCGGGAGCCCAAACGATCATCGGAACATGAATCCCTGACTCATGCAAATAGCCCTTGCCTCGCAAATTGCAGCGTCCGTTGTCGGCGATGAAGATGACCACGGTGTTGTTTTCGAGTCCCTCATCCTTGACCCTTTTCAAGATCATGCCGACCTCGTTATCCATGTATTCCACGGTGTCCAGGTACACCGCCCAGTCGTAGCGAATCTCCGGCGTGTCGGCGAACCAAGGTGGTAGCTTCACGTCGTCGACACTGACAGGATGCTTTGATTCCTGACGCACCTGATTCCACCAATCGCCACGGTGCGTGACCACACATTGAATCTGGTTGAAGAAGGGCTGATCTGCGGCGGTGAAATCATTCTGCTTGTCAAACAAACCGAACTTCTTGACTCCATCGTAAGGCCCAATCGGCCGGTGCTTGAAGTTGCAGTCAGTCTTGCGACCCTTCCCCATGACTAGATTGCTACCCAGGATGCAGGTGTAGCCGGCGTCGCGAAGGAAGCTGGTGATCGGTTTATACGGAGCGACGAGCGGCAGGTCGCGGTTACTGCGATGGTGGTGAGCGTTGATCAAGGTTTGATGGACGCCTGTCATCATCGATGATCGATTCGGCGAGCAAATGGGATTGGCACAATACGTTCGATTGTAAATCGCCCCTTCCTTCGCCATCTGGTTGAGGTTCGGCGTTTTGACTCCGGCTTGCCCATAGCATTCCAGATCCAGTCCCATGTCTTCGGCCATGATCCAAATGATGTTCGGCGGCAACGGTCCCGTGGCAGCCTCAGTGGCCGATTCGGAATCGTCGCCGTTGGCTGCACCGGTACTTACCATCGTCGCGATCAGCGTCGCCGCGACAAACAGGCGTTGAGCACCAAGTCGGAACAGACCGCTGAAGACAGGGGGTAATTGGCATCGCAGCATAGAGGTACCTGGAATCATCATTGTGGGGAAAGGGGTTGGCTATCAATCGAAAGGTACGACTGAATGCCGCCGTCGTTACGGGCCATCAACCAGTTTTGGTCTGTCGATTCAAACATCAAGAACGTAAGCCAAGAGTTCATGCTTTGCAAGAAAACGTCTGACTTCGTTCCGCGACTCTGACTTCATTCCGCGACTCTGACTTCATTCCGCGACAATGCGGTCCGGGATCAGGCCGGCAGGACGTTTCAGGGCAGCACCATCGTTAGCCGAGTCCCTTTGCCCGGTTCGGAATCGATGGTCAACTTGCCACCAATCTTGGACATCCGGCTGGTCATGCTTTCCAGTCCCATGCCGCGGGACACCATGCGGCTTTCCCATGCAGCGGTATCGAACCCAACTCCGTTGTCTTCCACCTGGATCCAGGATTGTTGGCGATCTTTCTTGGCCAGCACGTGGACCTGAGTGGCTTGGGAACTGCGAGCGATATTGGCGAACATCGCCTTAAAAACCAAGACGACTTCTCTTTGAGTGGCTTCGTCCGGTTGGCTGTCTTCAAACGAGCCGTCGATGTCGTAAGAGACCTCAACGCCGGTCAGCATTCGGTCGGCGATCGCCTTCAATTGGGTCGGTAACGTTTGGTCGCTGCGTCTGGGGCCGCCTAGCAACCAGAGCGTTTCCTGCATCGCCTCGGTGCATTCTCCCGCAAGAGCACGCACCGATCGCCAATCCTCTTGCGACTCGGGATCCACCTGGATCGCTTCGCCGACTTCTCCGATTCGCGAGATCGCGGCAAGGTTGCTTCCGATTTCGTCGTGCAAGTCTTGAGCGAGTCGCATGCGAAACTCGGCCCGCTGCCGCCGACGCTCTCGACTTGATCGCCAAGCCATCCAGGTGACAACCAAACAAGCGAGCGTCACCACGGCGGCAGCCAACCAAATCGCTCTGCGAAATGCGATCCCTCGGAAGCGTTCTATCCTGCTGGCCGCGATCGCTGAATCACGACGAAGCGTTCGCGCCGTCTTCCAGCGTTCCGCCCAATCGCTGAGCGTGACGATACGCCCATAGCTTGCGTCCCCGTCCACCAGCAAACCTAGCGGACGCTCTGACATTACGTCCTTCGCAATCATCGGTTTTCCAGCCGCTAAGTTTTTACCATCCTTTAGCAACTGGATTTCAGCGAACCCGACTTTGTTCGTAGTGCGACGAGCTCCCATGTCGCTGACCAAGCGATAGTGCTGAAACGGCATCGCCTCCGACCCAGAGTCCGTCGTCAAAGGAATGAAAACGGGGTTATTACCAGGGTTCGGAAACTCGTCCTCCGTCCGATAAAGAACCGTCCCCTCTTCGAAGGAAGGATCGTCGGAACCTTCCACACGAAACCGCAACGGAAAACCGTACCCCGGATAGTCAGCCCCTTGTCTCGCATGCACGGGGAACAATCGCATGGCATCAACCGTCTGCGACGCACCGAGGTCCACCTGGAACCATTGCTCCGCATCCTTGTTCGCCGAAACACAAAACACTCCGTCGAAACGCGGTAAATCTTCGTCCACGCTTGCCGGGATGATAGGCGGCCCCAACGGCGTCCGGCCATCGACCAAGTAGGTTGGGTCCCAAACGGGTGCCAACGAACTGGAATGGGGCATCGTGACCGACGCGCCGAGAGCCACGTTTTGGTCACCATGAATCAACATGATTTCAGACAACGCGAAGGTCCACCGATCCGTCGCCTTATTCAGACCGGTCACCGTCACCCGTATGTATCTCGCTCGAGTCTCGGGCGCATCAATCACGACGGGGTATGGGCTGGTCGTATCGAGACGTTGCGGCTTGGACGGTGCCCCGGGGACTCCCGAATCGTAGATCAGCTCAAAGTCTTGAAAGTGCTCGTTAGCGGAAACATCCACGCGAAATCGCTTCGGAAAAGCGTACGGCTCCTGCTCCTCTTCCGCGACACCGATGACAACCGGCACAATCATGATTTGATCGAAAGATCGCTTCTTACCCAGGTCCAGTTGAACCCATGGAGCTTGCGGCGGCGGGGAGACCGACATCAGCAACTGAGCTCCGACCTGCGGCGCGGTTTGACGCAACCGCAGCGGTCCAAGCTGATCAAATTTCAACTGCGACTGTTTGTGCAGTGATTCAGCAGCACGCAGTTCGGGTGAAAGCAACGTGAGTCCATCGGCGTGCGATATCAAACCGCTCGTCCCCGCCCACAAGCCAACCAATGTCAAAACGAGCTTCACGCTAAGACGAGATTGGCGGCTGGGCGTGAGTTCGAATGGAGGCATCGGTTTTCGCAATGGAAACGGTCGAAGGCTACATCATAGTCGGTCACCACTGGCAACCCAGCGGGCAACGAAGTGCCTTTCGACTCGACCCGAATTACTGCGTCTTGCTGGCCTTGATCTCTTCCAAACTGACGCCGAACAAACGCTTGGCGATAGGATCAAGATCCGCTTCGCTGCCTTGAAGGTGCAGCGTTCTTTGAATGTGCCGCATCGTCTCGCCGGGCCCAAGAGCCGCGGCAGGCGACGACGTTTCCAGTTCGTAAAACGGCCCCAATGGAGCCTCGCTGGGTGCGGGTGAACCGTCATTGTAGGCATTGATCACATCGCCCACGAACGGTTCTTCTTGATGTTCCCACATCGAATTAACGAACCCGCTGGGTGCGTCTTGCACGTTGTAGGCAACAATTGTCAGCACCTTGCCGTCCGCATCGTAACTTCCTGCGACGCCTTTGGAACGCTGCGGCGACACACCGATTTTTCCTCGGCGGGTACCATCACCTTTGAAGAAGAGAACGTCGTCTTCGACTGTGATGTATTCTGGTGGCACTTTGCCGAAATAAGTGTCATTCACACGCGGCCCCAGATCCGAATCGTCGCCGGATTTGAACGGGATCACGATCGTCGTGCTTGGCGACGGGTTGTACATTCCTAGCAACCAGATCGAAGGCATGCCCGTTTCTTCAGTCCAAGCCTGATCGCCACGGTTGGTCAAACGGTTATCGGTTTCGTAGCCGACCGCCTTGATGCCCGCTGGCACCGACTCGATGTTCAATGTCTTGGCCAACGCCGAGCCATCTAGCAATGACACGGTACGCTGGATACCCATTTCCA
This genomic window contains:
- a CDS encoding sulfatase family protein produces the protein MLRCQLPPVFSGLFRLGAQRLFVAATLIATMVSTGAANGDDSESATEAATGPLPPNIIWIMAEDMGLDLECYGQAGVKTPNLNQMAKEGAIYNRTYCANPICSPNRSSMMTGVHQTLINAHHHRSNRDLPLVAPYKPITSFLRDAGYTCILGSNLVMGKGRKTDCNFKHRPIGPYDGVKKFGLFDKQNDFTAADQPFFNQIQCVVTHRGDWWNQVRQESKHPVSVDDVKLPPWFADTPEIRYDWAVYLDTVEYMDNEVGMILKRVKDEGLENNTVVIFIADNGRCNLRGKGYLHESGIHVPMIVWAPGRVEPGSVIDELVMTTDISASVLKLAGAELPDYLTGRPILGVENPEYRQYVRSARDIWDEIDECSRSVTTKKFTYIKNHMPEVPWLTSQAYLEINRPAQHVMRRLKAEGKLTANELTFMADSKPEEELYDLTKDPDQLNNLASNPEYESVLQEMRGMEADWQTTHADQGLADLGNRHPEIGLAAERAVEGVKEHAPELWDRLESGELMETHAWMNKYGKRRAVQSMKGSQNGGKSNAGKSNTGKKNKGNSRPGNPGTGKKKAAKN
- a CDS encoding glutamate decarboxylase codes for the protein MPLHSKDDIREMIDDEVYASLDLSTAMPKYKFPSHEESAQQIYAAVHDELMLDGNSRQNLATFCQTWAEPEVHKLMDECMDKNIVDKDEYPQTAEIEGRCVHMLADLWNSPESANTIGCSTTGSSEAAMLGGMAMKRAWEKRRKAAGKPIDRPNLVTGPVQVCWHKFARYWDIELREIPMERDRLIMTPEEVVKRCDENTIGVVPTLGVTFTCEYEPVQAVSDALDEFQKETGIDIRMHVDGASGGFLAPFCAPDLVWDFRLPRVKSINTSGHKFGLSPLGVGWIIWREESDLPEEEIFWVNYLGGNMRDIALNFSRPGGQVVSQYYNFLRLGRDGYERIHKACYNTANYLAREVEKMGPFEVMYDGDMANGIPALCWRIKDGEDPGFTLYDLADRLRARGWQVPAYSLPANREDMVVQRILVRHGVTRDLGTILVQDMKRAIEHFTKHPVHSSMTSEEASGFSH
- a CDS encoding DUF1553 domain-containing protein is translated as MKNVVPLVLFLGIVWAVVAIPSAAENGAAYTVAASADKPSASVDVHDAAEGTSANGDSENAKHAASEENAKEVSFSETVRPILTDKCFHCHGPDSDNQDSDFRLDTAANALADLGGYAGIVPGDPSESELIVRIHADADDDSVMPPADAVRQLTEDEKRILGQWIQQGADFEGHWAFESVPSEISVPATESEWAQSPIDQFILKTATEAEVAPNPPASREVWLRRVTFDLTGLPPTLEELDAFLADTSGDAYAKVVDRLLASDACAERLTSEWLDVARYSDSFGYQRDDERYVWPYRDWVVQAFKSNMPYDQFVTEQLAGDLLDAPTRDQILATTFNRLHSHKKEGGVAIEEFRVENVSDRAHTFSAAFMGLTMECARCHDHKYDPIKTKEYYEVSSFFANVDERGLISYFTSATPTPAMPLPTAAQQAELDRFATAITNAGKQYIAYTRESLTEFASWLAGQVSGNDDNTSVSAQQEDSARHDLPGMVASLSFEEMQVPGEDVELQDETGKKPRKSEAEKFRVMRNDVAGNKIAFTLNDNQIVDGVKGNGLRLTGDDAVVLPGIGRFHRHDPFSYSIWIRPEELTERGVILRRSRGWDDAGSVGYELTKLGGKLTARLVHFWPGNAIAIETDNVLKQNEWQHVSLTYDGSSKASGLQLFIDGKPAHTHIVQDSLTRSIAKWNGGYNDFAIGSRYRDRGFKDGSVDEFRGFDRQLSQIEVQQLAGGPTVVEILTKPADQLTASETELLHEYWLLAVDAHAATLRDAIGKARAGWNKTMDSTDAITIMREQETPRKAYILTRGVYDSHGEEVTADTPDFLPPFPDDQPRNRLGLARWLLTDEHPLTSRVVVNRYWQLMFGQGLVRTPEDFGLQGETPTHPDLLDWLARDMMDHDWNVRRLLRQIALSSTYRQASVVTPQVRDRDPDNRLWARGPSQRLSAEMVRDSALAVSGLLVSKVGGPPVKPYDIALAYTPMSVDKEEALYRRSLYTFWKRTSPAPVMIALNANKREVCRLRREIVASPLQALVLLNGTQFIETARATALRLIHEHGQDAEVIAVNGFRLLTSRHPTSEELAVLKQLHQDQLTHFAENLDDAKKLLSVGDLPISDAVPADFLAATTVLINTMMNLDQSVRNQ
- a CDS encoding DUF1501 domain-containing protein: MNRPQSNSRVNVVDSPRCVGEELQPFQSRRSFLSQFGQGLGGIALASLLNPEASGATADVARLDGLQTGGVIKKLHHPPKAKRVIYLFQSGAPSQMDMFDYKPRLNKDHGKELPASVRMGQRLTGMSGFQSSLPLVGSPFKFSQHGESGAWMSDLIPHTAGIADDLCIVKSAYTEAINHGPGVTMMQSGSQFPGRPSMGAWMHFGLGSENEDLPAYVVMVSSDRGGQPLASSLWGSGFLPGKYDGVELRASKDAVLYLNSPDGVSRGSRRNALDHLQKLQQMELQRTSDPELETRISQYEMAFRMQMSIPEVTNIDDEPESTFKLYGEDARKPGTYAANCLRARRLAEKGVRFIQLFQPGWDHHSGLAGQIKNSCRKTDQASAALVQDLKNRGMLDDTLVIWGGEFGRTSYCQGKLTPESFGRDHHPRCFSMWMAGGGVRPGYSHGETDEYSYNLVSGGVHVHDLHATIMNQMGIDHERLTYKYQGRHFRLTDVHGHVVKELLL